The DNA segment GCGGAAGAGATTTTATTGATATCGGAAGAAAAAGGAATATTTTCAGTTGGTAAAATAAGAAATAAAACTTTTGGGAAAAACCGATTCTTAGAATTAGCAGAGGCCTGGAGAAAAAGTTTTTAAAAATTGACAAACCCGGTAAACAACAAAAGTTCCAAAAGTCCTTTACCGGGTTTTTATTCTGAATAATCAGAAATTGTATGGTAATAGATATTCATCGGGAATATCAAAGAATTTTTGTGTGAAAAATGGTGTAGAAAGTAATGATACAGCACGCCGTCTGATTGCTCTCATAAAGGTTAAGTTTTTGGTTAAACAAATAACGGAAATTATTTGAGAAAATTAGACTAAAAATATCTTAAATATTTGTTAAAGTTAATGTGCTTAAAGCTATAACCGGTTTTAATTCAGGGAGATGTCTTCCGGAGAGTTTGCCCAAAGCAGGTATTCACCGCCAAGATTCTGCATAATAGATTTCCAAAGCGTCTGGTCATTTGGTAAGGTGTAATCCAGATTATAAACATCTACAACAGTCCACATTTTACGCTGAATTTCTTCATCAAGCTGCATGGAAGTCCATCCCGAATATCCTGAAAATATTTTAACATCATTGATGCTTAATTCACTATTTAAAACAGCGCTGATAATATTTTCAATATCTTCCGTAAGGTAAAAATCCGGGGTAATTTCTATAAAATGTTCTGTTACTTTTTTGCCTTTAACGATAAAAAAAACCTTATCATTCTCTACAGGGCCGCCATCATAAACTTCAATCTTAAACTCGAACATATCTTTAAACTTGTCGCTCATCTGGCTGTTTTTCTTATTCAGAATTAAGCCGAATGCGCCCTGCTCATTATGTTCAATGACCAATACTACCGAACGGGAAAAAATATCACCGGAAATATCAGGTGTGGAAATTAATATTTTACCTTTGTAGGAGTAATTCATACTCAAATTTAATAAAAAATATTTATGGAAAACCTGCACGATAAAAGAAAAGTGTACGAGAGATCCCAACTTATTGAAAGTGAGATAAAACAAAATCCTATCGAGCAGTTTAGGGATTGGTTTATTGAAGCTTCCGAAAATCCGGCGATCTCGGAAGCTAATGCTATGGCTGTTTCTACAATGGAGGAAGATGGCTGTCCGCGTACAAGAATGGTTTTGCTTAAAGCATATACTTACGAAGGCTTTATTTTCTACACCAATTACCACAGCAGGAAAGGAAAAGCCATTGAAAAAACACATAAAGCATGTCTTCACTTTTTCTGGCCTACACTAGAAAGGCAGATCATAATTAAAGCCAATCTGGAGCGTATCGCTGAGAATCTGAGCGACGGCTACTTTCATTCACGTCCGAAAGGCAGTCAGCTGGGAGCGGTCGTTTCACCGCAGAGTCAGGAAATTCCGGATAGGGAGTTTCTGGAACGGAAGTTAGCGGATCTGGAAAAGCAATACGAAAATACTGAGGTTCCGCGGCCTGAAAATTGGGGTGGCTACATTGCAAAACCTTATGAAATAGAATTCTGGCAGGGAAGACCAAATCGTTTGCACGACAGGATTATTTATGAATTAATTGATGGTCTGGATTGGAAGATTTCACGTTTGGCGCCTTAGTTAATTCTTGGAGTACCTCTTGGTGAAATGATGGCAGTTAAATCTACCGAAAGTAATGGCTGAGGATTCTCTAAAGCCATATCTTCAATAAAAAACCTCATCGAATGATGAGGTTGATTTTTTTTAATTAATCTGAATGATTATTTTTTCTTAGCTCCAGAAACTGCATTTGATAAATCAGCTCCCGCCTTGAACTTAGCAACTTTTTTAGCAGCAATTTTGATTGGCTTTTTAGTAGCAGGGTTAATACCTTGTCTTGCAGCTCTCTCAGCAACTGAGAAAGTACCGAATCCTACTAAAGAAACTTTTCCGTCTTTTTTCTTTAAAGTAGTCATTACATTGTTGATGAATGATTCTAAAGCAGCTTTAGCTGCAACTTTAGTGATACCTGCATCTTTTGCGATTGCGTCGATTAATTCAGACTTGTTCATAATTTTTTTAATATTAAAGTTAGTTCGTTATAATAGCAAATATAATACTATTTTCTATATGTGCAATTTTTTTATAAAAAAATAAGTAATTTTTTCATTTTTAACTTAAATTAGTTAAAATATGATAATTTACGTTTCCACGTAAAATGTACGATACACGTCACTAAAATCATGCCAAATGCTTATGTACATTGACTTTATGAAAATTGTGGTATTGGTTTTTGTATTTATTAAATCCTAAATTTTGTGTAAAGTAATAAGACTTTTCATAATTATTTGAAGAATTTATAATTAAAAATAATAACTGTTACATTTTAAGGAATTAAATGTCTGTGCCACTGATGGTTTTAAAATCATTCTAAAAAGTCATTTTATTGATTTTTATTAATAAATTTGCACTATGTTAATAGAAGTTTTTAAGTCTAAGATTCACAGGGTGAGAGTTACGGCTTCTGACCTTAATTATATCGGCAGTATTACAATAGATGAAGACCTTATTGAAGCAGCAGGTCTTGTTGTTGGAGAAAGAGTATATATCGTAAATGTAAATAACGGTGAGCGTTTTGATACTTATGTGATCAAAGGAAAAAGAAAATCCGGAGAAGTTTGTCTTAACGGGCCGGCTGCCAGAAAAGTACAGAGGGACGATATCATTATCATTATCGCTTATGCACAGATGACTCCTGAAGAAGCAAGAGATTTTCAGCCAAAAATTGTTTTCCCGGACGAAAAAACAAATCTTTTGACTTAATCTATGGAGAAAAAAACAAAGAACCCTTTAAAATCAATTCTTACAATAGTGATTTCGCTTGCTTTTGCAGGCTTTTTTTTATGGGTTGCCTTAAAAGGATTAGACTTTAAAGTTATACAGAAATCATTGTCTAAAGCCAATTACTGGTGGGTAGCATTTGCAGCATGCTTCGGAATTGCGGCATACTGGTTCAGGGCAATACGCTGGAACCTGATGCTGGAACCGATGGGATATAATATTTCAAACTCCAATTCACTTTGGTCGATTTCTTTCGGATATTTGATGAATCTTACCATCCCGAGAAGTGGAGAAGTGGCCAGGGCAACAGCTTTGTACGGTGTTGAAAAAGTTCCTGTTGATCAGTCTTTTGGGACGATTATTCTGGAAAGAGTGGTAGATCTGGTTTGTATGATTATATTTCTGTGTTTAACAGCTATATTTAAATTCAATACGATTTTATCATTTTATCAATTTGTGATGGAGAAGAAGGACGAAAAAGAAAAATTTGTTCCTAATTTTTTTGAAAGGCAAATGATGAAACTTGGAGTAAATGATTTTGATTCTTTTTATTTCTATCTTAAATTAGGTTTAGTCTTATTGATTGTAATTTGTTTGTTACTTTTTTATAAATTTAAAAAAGAAAAACTGATTAATTTTGGAAAAGGAATTCTTCAAGGTCTAACTTCCATATTCAAACTAAAGCAAAAAGGCAAATTCATTCTTTATACGATAGGAATCTGGGTTTCCTATTATTTTGCGGCCTACCTTGTGTGTTTTGCATTACCGGAAACTTCGGGTTTTACCTTTGATGACGGATTTCTGATTCTCGTAGTCGGTACTTTCGGGATGATTATCCCTGCAAGCGGTGGAATCGGAGCTTTTAACCTGGCGATGAAATATGGTTTCATGGCCTTATTTATCTCAATGGGAAAAAGCGGCGAAGTAGGTGGCGAAGTAGGATTAACTTATTCTTTCATTTCATTGCCGTTGCAGATTTTCATTATGCTCATAATGGGATTAATTTCTATTCTGATGCTGGCAAAAGCACGAAATGCGGTTGTTGCGGAAAAAAAGTTCGCGGAATAAATTAGTTTAGCTGAATTTAAAATATCAATCCGGTCAGAATGATCGGATTTTTTATGTTTGAATAAAGGCAACTTATTTTTTATAAACTGCAATATACCTATTTTTTTGTCTTAAAATATTTTGGAAAATTCCTAAAACAGCCATAACTTCGATAACGAATACAATAAGACACATAAATTATTATGGCAATTAATTTACAGAAGGGACAAAGAATTGATTTAGGGTTCACGAAAATGACCATTGGTCTTGGATGGGATCCCAATGAAGGAATGGGATATGATTTTGACCTTGATGCTTCCGCAATTATGATTGATGCAGACCGAAAACTGGTAAGTGAAGAATATTTTGTTTTTTATAATAATCTAAACTCTCCCGACGGCGCTCTCACGCATACAGGAGACGATCCGAGTGGTAAAAACAGCGATGGTGATGATGACGAATCCATTATCATTGATCTCGAAAAAGTAGATGAGCGGGTTCAGGAAATTCTTTTTGTCGTAACCATAGAAGATTATGAAAGAAGAAAACAGAATTTCGGGCAGGTAAGAAATTCATACATTAGAATTATTGATAATCTTACCCATCAGGAAATTGCTAAATACGAGCTTGATGAAGACTTTTCTATAGAAACAGGAATAGAGTTCGGAAGATTGTACAAACGCAGCGGAAACTGGAAGTTCGAAGCTTCCGGAATCGGGTACAGAGCAGATTTAGGCTTTTTCCTCGAAAAATACTACAAAGGACAAATTATCAAATAAACTAAATAAGAGGCTTCCGTAAGAAGTCTCTTTTTAAATTATAATAATAGAACCCTTATAAAAATTAGTACAGTCGTAAAGATCAGAAAAGTATTGATACGTTTCCGGCTGCAGAGTTAGGCCGAATCTTTTTTCTATGTAACCTTTTTCTGCCAGAGCATAGAGAACTTTGTGATCCTGCTTTAGAAAATCAAATAAATATTTTTCGTCACTATTTGCCATTCCGGTAAAAAAAATACCGTAGATCAGAAAATGAGCGAAGCTTTCGGAATTCATGATGAAAGAAAATCTGTGATCTAAATAATTCTCATAATCCTCTAATATTTTAGAAAAATTTTCAATGCATAATGGGTTTGAAATATCATAGAAAACATCTATTCCGTGAATGAAAAGCTGGGCTTTCATCTCTTCAGGATCCGAATGATAGCGGGATTCAAACCAGTTGAATATGCATATAAATTCTTCCTTTGAAAGACTTTCTACATTATCTGCTGTTTTTCTTTTAATGATTTCAAGACTTGCTTCTTTATCGTCTTCCATGAACGGAAGCATGCTTTTTTCTTCACTGCAGAGTTTATTGTAAAGATTGATCTTGGCGCTGACAGGATTGGTCTTAATGAAATAGAGTTTGTCTTTCATAATGCTATGTAATCCCTTGTTTATTTGGTGTTTTGAGTACTAAAGGTAGTGAAAAAATGCCAATAATTTATGTCATCAAAATTTCTTTGTCAAAACTTTGTTTAATATAAATAAAAAACCATTAAGCTTATGGTGCTTAATGGTTTAAAATATTTTATCCAAATGCTCTTTTTAGTAAACTTTCCACTTTTGGCTCACTTCCCCTGAAACTTTTGTACAGTTCCATCGGGTCTTTCGTTCCGCCGGAAGAAAGGAGAACTTTATATTTTGCGGCAATTTCAGGATTGAAAATTCCGTTTTCTTTAAAGTACTGGAAAGCATCGGCATCCAGAACTTCGGCCCATTTGTAAGAATAATATCCTGCGGAATATCCGCCCTGGAAAATATGCGAGAAACTCGGGCTCATCGCTGTTTCAGGGTTTGCGGGGTATAATTGTATAGCTTTCGTGTAAGCATCTTCAAATTCTTTCACACTCTTACTCTCCAGTTCTCCAACCTTTGTATGGTAATTCATATCAAGCAATCCGAAACCGATTTGTCTTAAGGTTTGATACCCTTCCATAAAGTTTTTTGATTGTGCTATTCTTTCAATTTTTTCATCCGGCAGCACTTCCCCGGTTTGATAATGTTTGGCGAAAGTTTTCAAAAACTCCGGTTCATAGCAGAAGTTTTCCAGGAACTGCGAAGGTAATTCCACAAAATCCCACTTTACAGAAGTTCCCGAAAGAGTAGGATATTGAGTATCGGCAAGCATTCCGTGAAGCGCGTGTCCAAATTCATGGAACAAAGTGGTTACTTCCTGGAAGGTCAGCTGGCTCGGTGTGTCCTTCGTCGGTTTGCTGAAGTTGCAGACAATGGAAATATGCGGACGGGAATTTTCACCGTTTCTTTGATACTGGTTTTTATAGCTCGTCATCCATGCGCCGGCTCTTTTGCCTTTTCTTGGGAAATAGTCTACATAAAGCAGGGCTTTAAATGCTTTTGGCTTCTGGCTATTGGCTTCTGGCATATTGTCATTCTGAGTAGAGTGCAGGACTTCTTTTACTTCATACACTTTTACATCTTCATGGTATTTCGGGATATCATTTCTTTCTTCAAAAGTCAATCCGAAAAGTTTTTCAGCCAATCCGAAAACGGCATCCTGAACCTGATTTAACGGGAAGTATGGCTTTAATTCCTCATCGTTGAGGTCAAATTTTGCTTTACGAAGCTTTTCTGCATAATAAGCATGGTCGTAAGCCTCTATTTCTTCGATTCCATCAGTCTTGGCCAACGATTTCAATTCTTCAATT comes from the Chryseobacterium nepalense genome and includes:
- the pdxH gene encoding pyridoxamine 5'-phosphate oxidase; its protein translation is MENLHDKRKVYERSQLIESEIKQNPIEQFRDWFIEASENPAISEANAMAVSTMEEDGCPRTRMVLLKAYTYEGFIFYTNYHSRKGKAIEKTHKACLHFFWPTLERQIIIKANLERIAENLSDGYFHSRPKGSQLGAVVSPQSQEIPDREFLERKLADLEKQYENTEVPRPENWGGYIAKPYEIEFWQGRPNRLHDRIIYELIDGLDWKISRLAP
- the panD gene encoding aspartate 1-decarboxylase, giving the protein MLIEVFKSKIHRVRVTASDLNYIGSITIDEDLIEAAGLVVGERVYIVNVNNGERFDTYVIKGKRKSGEVCLNGPAARKVQRDDIIIIIAYAQMTPEEARDFQPKIVFPDEKTNLLT
- a CDS encoding M3 family metallopeptidase, producing MNILTEKFNTPYHSAPFNKINNEDYLPAFKELIKKSEEEIDAIVNNPEDPTFENVIEALAYSGEQLDVASNIFFNLNSAETSDELQQIAQEVSPILTEYSSKISQNEALFNKIKKVYDEKEKYNLNEEQKMLLNETYKGFVRSGALLNEEDKEKLKKISMELSVKSLQFGQNVLASTNSYFKHITHKEDLAGIPDAILEQYAEEAKERNLEGWVVTLQYPSYIPFMTYAENRELRKEIALANGKKSFDGGEFDNQNLIKELLNLKQQKAELLGYKNYADYVLEERMAKSPAKVIDFLNELLTKAKPYADKEIEELKSLAKTDGIEEIEAYDHAYYAEKLRKAKFDLNDEELKPYFPLNQVQDAVFGLAEKLFGLTFEERNDIPKYHEDVKVYEVKEVLHSTQNDNMPEANSQKPKAFKALLYVDYFPRKGKRAGAWMTSYKNQYQRNGENSRPHISIVCNFSKPTKDTPSQLTFQEVTTLFHEFGHALHGMLADTQYPTLSGTSVKWDFVELPSQFLENFCYEPEFLKTFAKHYQTGEVLPDEKIERIAQSKNFMEGYQTLRQIGFGLLDMNYHTKVGELESKSVKEFEDAYTKAIQLYPANPETAMSPSFSHIFQGGYSAGYYSYKWAEVLDADAFQYFKENGIFNPEIAAKYKVLLSSGGTKDPMELYKSFRGSEPKVESLLKRAFG
- a CDS encoding TerD family protein, with amino-acid sequence MAINLQKGQRIDLGFTKMTIGLGWDPNEGMGYDFDLDASAIMIDADRKLVSEEYFVFYNNLNSPDGALTHTGDDPSGKNSDGDDDESIIIDLEKVDERVQEILFVVTIEDYERRKQNFGQVRNSYIRIIDNLTHQEIAKYELDEDFSIETGIEFGRLYKRSGNWKFEASGIGYRADLGFFLEKYYKGQIIK
- a CDS encoding YqgE/AlgH family protein; this translates as MNYSYKGKILISTPDISGDIFSRSVVLVIEHNEQGAFGLILNKKNSQMSDKFKDMFEFKIEVYDGGPVENDKVFFIVKGKKVTEHFIEITPDFYLTEDIENIISAVLNSELSINDVKIFSGYSGWTSMQLDEEIQRKMWTVVDVYNLDYTLPNDQTLWKSIMQNLGGEYLLWANSPEDISLN
- a CDS encoding lysylphosphatidylglycerol synthase transmembrane domain-containing protein; this encodes MEKKTKNPLKSILTIVISLAFAGFFLWVALKGLDFKVIQKSLSKANYWWVAFAACFGIAAYWFRAIRWNLMLEPMGYNISNSNSLWSISFGYLMNLTIPRSGEVARATALYGVEKVPVDQSFGTIILERVVDLVCMIIFLCLTAIFKFNTILSFYQFVMEKKDEKEKFVPNFFERQMMKLGVNDFDSFYFYLKLGLVLLIVICLLLFYKFKKEKLINFGKGILQGLTSIFKLKQKGKFILYTIGIWVSYYFAAYLVCFALPETSGFTFDDGFLILVVGTFGMIIPASGGIGAFNLAMKYGFMALFISMGKSGEVGGEVGLTYSFISLPLQIFIMLIMGLISILMLAKARNAVVAEKKFAE
- a CDS encoding HU family DNA-binding protein — its product is MNKSELIDAIAKDAGITKVAAKAALESFINNVMTTLKKKDGKVSLVGFGTFSVAERAARQGINPATKKPIKIAAKKVAKFKAGADLSNAVSGAKKK